CTAGTGCTACTATTTGGATGATAGTGTTTCCATAAAAAATATGCTTCCCGTTCCGCAACTATTTGTAATCTATTCAATATGTCGTTTTTGTTAATTTCGATATCTGCGCCATTTCCAAAATTTATTGGATGTAAATTTGCTAAACATAATTTTTGACGTCGCGGAGGAGCGTACACACCTTGCAATTGTTTTCCATCTTTTCcaatttttaataaacCGGTACGCCAAGTAGTTAGATCACCACTTTTCTCTTTACATGTAGATGTATTATTTTCACATTTATATGTTTGTTCGTCGCACGAACATATATCGCTAGCATCGCCATAACCAGTGGTGGTACCACTAGCACTTGGTTTTACACCACTAGTGGTGGTACCACTGGTGCCAAATATTGTTTCAAAATTGGTACCTACACATTCGGGATAACTAAGTCCTAATAATTCTTGGGCGAATTTTCCTGGATGTTCTCTCTCATATTTAGATTTTTGTTTATTCCAAGCATCACGATTTTGTTGAATAAATGTTTTGTATTTTTCGCATTTTTCTTGACATTCCCGTTTCAATGATTTTGTACCACTAACATTATCACACTTAATACTTGCCGACGAACTACATTTCTCGTTAATTTGTGTTATATGTTTTTGCCGCTCGATGCAAAACTGTTGGCCCCATTCCTTGAACCACCAATCAAATGGATCATCGGTATCGGAAGGAGGGTGATATCCACACTCCTCGCCAGTGGCTTTAGTGGCTTTACCACTGTTTTGTATCCCACATTTGATAGCTTCCCAGAACTCGTATTCATGTTCGTTCCACCATTCCTCAGGTGTTTTGTTCGAATTAGTagttttgtttttttttttgttttcttGTTCTTCAATTATCTGTTTAATTTTCTCATGTATTTGTGAAAAACTTCCTGGTTTCCACGGAATATCACCTATCACCATATGTTTAAAATCATTATATGTTCTTTCTGCTGCATGACAAAAACTTTTTGGCATACCATTTTTATCAGGAGGACCCTTTTTTCCATCAGGCCCTTTTGATATGATTGCCTTTCcttcattataataatcgtatatattttctatttcttttttcattgctctttttaattcttttttcaaATTATCCTTGGTCGACAAATCCGTCACTATATTCCCCCATGAATTTACC
This genomic stretch from Plasmodium gaboni strain SY75 chromosome Unknown, whole genome shotgun sequence harbors:
- a CDS encoding putative EMP1-like protein, with amino-acid sequence NCECYKLWVKFLEHQWKIQQNNYKLFQDNKEDNNKLPLSHYLFARCWKEYFGKNLSEITSNDFYSKHGPLIDFSIERCGQDKDKAKTKFEEKIHHSKIKTKQCDARERQCKAEQRIDSNCDGIDSSFNGCWRKTYDDIDKKNNNNETVKKWLCEDNRAHLNTGACVPPRTQPLCVANMVNSWGNIVTDLSTKDNLKKELKRAMKKEIENIYDYYNEGKAIISKGPDGKKGPPDKNGMPKSFCHAAERTYNDFKHMVIGDIPWKPGSFSQIHEKIKQIIEEQENKKKNKTTNSNKTPEEWWNEHEYEFWEAIKCGIQNSGKATKATGEECGYHPPSDTDDPFDWWFKEWGQQFCIERQKHITQINEKCSSSASIKCDNVSGTKSLKRECQEKCEKYKTFIQQNRDAWNKQKSKYEREHPGKFAQELLGLSYPECVGTNFETIFGTSGTTTSGVKPSASGTTTGYGDASDICSCDEQTYKCENNTSTCKEKSGDLTTWRTGLLKIGKDGKQLQGVYAPPRRQKLCLANLHPINFGNGADIEINKNDILNRLQIVAEREAYFLWKHYHPNSST